ATTGCCTCAATGACAGACTCTGCTTCTACCTACATTCATGATCGGAGTGATGAACCCGCGAAGTGCAAAGCACAATCATTTATACTCAAATTACAAATTGTGAGAAGCACATCTGCGTGATTCTGAGAAGCCAAGAAAATATTTATCAAATTTTGCTGCCATTGATTATGCAATATCACATGTCACACGCTGCACAAATATGGAGTGCGGAAAGTACCTTATCAGATGAATACTACACACGCACTGGAAGAAACATTCTTGTTAGCTttttaatcttgatcatgtatcttcTCATGTTTATTTCAGTCTTGCATGTAGTAGTTGCAGGTAGAAAAATGTGTGTGTAGGGAGGTACGTGTGATACGTACGAGTCAGTAGTTTCAGATAGGAGAAGCATGCATGGAGAAAGTCCGAGCTGCCGCGTGAAGCTGGCTAGCTTGCCGTGTGAGACGGTGGTGCATGATGGTCTGAAGCCAACGGCCTGCACAAGTTGAAGCCGATGGATGGGTGagtcctatgcgaccttgagaaaaGGTCCGTAGTTAGATAAGGTCAATTCTTGTTAGCTGCATGTGTGCGTGTGCTGTTAGTGGCCTGGGTTAGTGCATGCGTGGGCTGGTTAGTGGGAAAGTGTAGTGCCCGGTGTGCGTGCGTGAGTACTACTTAAGGGCTGTAAAGCATATTTGTTTTGGTACAAGAAGATATATAGAGAGAGGAAAACGTCGGCTGTGTGACACAGTACGGCACCAAAATTCCTTGTGTTCTTGTGTGTGTTGTGTGAAACAACCAAGAGAGAAGAGGGCTGAGAGAGTCGGCTCCGACAATTCTCCAGTAACTTAGAGAACGAACTGGCTGTCTCTTGGGGAAAAAGTTTCAGCCATGGGCCAGGTAGGGGGTACCAGCTGGTGATCACCACCTTCCTCCAGACGTGCTTGGTTGAAGGACAAACATCTCAGATTAGGAGCCCTACATAACAGTAGCCTCACCAAGCCTATCTCATTATCTCTTCCCATGAAGTTATACATCTCTACATTCTTCAAACTGACGTGCTGGAAGTCGACATCATTCCATACCACCCCATTATGAGATTCAAGATATGATAAATAGCGTACCTGGAAATGTTGAAGGCAAAACAAATAAGAGCTCTTTTCCTCCAAATAAAAAACAAACATTGGGGGTATTAAAAGAAAATATCTACTGTTGTAGAAGTTTGCTTTTAACCTTGAACTCCTGTATCAGTTTACTTTAACCCCTTGGCACTATCCCTAACTGTTTTGCTGAGACGACACGTGGCAGAAATGTACCATCACTTACACGTCAACACATTGTGTGTCAACAACATAAGTATTTTttttcagaaaagaaaagaaaacttaaAAAATAATCATCAGAATTTCTTGGAAAATTTGAAACTTCAACTTTGGTTTGGAACTTGTATATAAAGTTAATATGAGAAAAATGGATCCAATAGTTCACAGATGACAGCTAAACATTTTATAATAGTCAATCCAAAAAATTCCTACAAAACTTTCCCCATGatcaaacaaaaaaaatgattcaaTAGTCAATCTGGAGAAAACTTATCCCCGATATTACTAGTGCGTTCCAGATCTCTTTTTATTCAAACAATTAATTTTTTAAAATTATCATTTTCCTGGTCTCTTGAATATTTTTTTCTAGATTTCTCAAACTTCCTATTTTTTTAGTTAAGTTGTCAACATGGCAAATGCGGGCGTGTAAAAGTGGGAGGGTCTGCAGTAAACTGATTCAAGAGATCCAGGTTAAAAAAAGGTGTTGCAAAGTTCAAGGTTGAAAGTGAGCTTTCACAATAGTTCAGGATTGAACAATCTACATTTTCTATTTAAAGTAAGTACAACATACAAGAGGGGAAACCAATCTTACAGTAGTTCTCAGTGTAGCCAAATATGGTGCAGCAATTAGGAACATGAACATCCAAAGAAGATCATCGGAAGGTTTTGTAGCGATGTTCAAAGTTAGGACTTTGAGGTTTAAAAAGGTGGCAGGAGTTCTTGGTTTGACCAGCTGCAGAAAAAAAAAAGTTAGATGAATGATGCACCAACACTGCATTGGAGAATATCCAGAAAGTGGGGTTCACCTTGGGGATCTCGTACCACAAGCAAAGGCTCTTGATATGGGGAAAACAAGTAGAGATATCATCCAACCTGTCCGCATCATATTCTGGAAAAATATCATCAGTAAATTGCAGGGAAGCATGCTCAAGACATGGAATGGATTGAAACGTAGATGTTGGGAGCATCTCTCCGCAGTACTCCAATCTTTGCAGGTCTGGTGTGTCTACCTTAAATTTACCCAACGATGGAGTCATTAACAATAGCAATTCTTTAAGCTTTGGAAGCCGCAGGATTCTGATATCAAACATGCCAATCAGGTGTAAGCTCAGTAAGTTTGTACAGCACCTGAGGAGAACTTGCACCTCTTTCAGGCTCATATACATCTGGACCAGGGCAAGCTTTGTGAGGGAACCGAATCCTCTGAAGTCGAGGGGGACAGAAAGCTTGAAATGACTTAGGGATAAGCTGGTCAGCAGCGAGCTTCTGTAAACAGAGAACAACCACCAGGGGAACTCGTACTCCATCCTTACAACAATTGCCATATCAATTTCGCTGATACCATGCTGAGCTGCAGAAGCTATGGCGCTGTTGACCACATCGCTACACTCCGCACTGCCTGAGAACACAAGGGACAGTCTTCTCAATGGCGTCTCTCTCTTAAGCCTTGTGAACCACTGGAGGGACTCAACAAAATGGTGATCTCTATGTGTGTTCAAGTAGTACCGCATTGGTCCGAGGCGTACCCAGCAATAGTTGTCTGGTAAAACCACCTCACTGAAATGGAAGGATTCCACGAGTCTCCATAAGCGCCTCCATCGCCGTGAGAGGAGGCTCGTGCCGACCGCAGTCTTGGAATCCAACTTGTCTAGGATGCTGACCAGGATTTCGTCGGGCAGTCCGCTGATCCAATCGCAAAGACACCGCTTCTTGCAAGAGTTTGACTGAAGAAAGGACTGAAGAATTGCCCGTTGTTTTAATAGATGTTACTAGCTGTGCATACTAAATTTCACAAGATGAACACATAGCATTGCTTGAAAATAAAGATAACATGTGCCATCAATCAATCTTAACTGAACATTGAACGAAGGGCTTAACAAAAACTCGAACTAAGATTCAGTGTGACCATTCCCAGGCATTCTGGTAACCTTTTTTTTTCTGGCAAGTTCTTCCTATTTTTACTTATTCAACACCGCATGATGTTTCCAGAAGAAAAATAACAGATATCAGATAATGCGCACTCTAACATGACTGAAGGGGGGCAGTTGCTTCAATAGATATTAACTTTTTTGCATAATAAATTTCACGAGATGAACGCATAGCATTGCTTGAAAATAAAGATAACACGTGACATCAATCTTAACTGAACATTGAACGAAGGGCATAACAAAAACATGAACTAAGATTCAGTGTGACCATTCCCAGGCATTCTGGCAAGTTCTTCCTATTTTGACTTATTCAACACCGCATGATGTTTCTAGAAGAAAAAAGGAACATATATCATGGCATAATGAGCACTCTAACATTTTCAATTGAAAAGGGTGGACTGAACAACACATCTACAATTTACCAGACTAACAAAAGGGATCGAAAGAATCGAATCATAGTCATACAGATTGGGTATGCACAAAGAAGGCGCTAGAAATCCAACGAGGAAGTGGTACCTTGTCCATGGAGACGTTCCGCGCCCCTGCTGATCCCGCCGCGGATTTCTCCATCCGAGTCGGGGTTTACTGGCTAGGGCTTGAACTTTGAAGCAGCCCTGGCGGGGCAAGGTGGACTCGGGATTCAAATCGCTGCAGGCGCCGTCCTCGATCCAAGCGCGGGGTACGGCCACATCGAGAGTTCCAGCTCCGTCAAACCAAGCCAGGCCGCCGACCAGCGGCCATCCTCGAGAGGACCGACGCCGACCGGCAGCGTCAGCGCCAAGTTTTTTTTTTGACCGGTGTCAGCGCCAACGTGGGCTTGGACTCTGGGCCGTCAGGGCTTTCTATGGACAGGTGGGCTGAATTAGGCCCATGGACGCACAGAgcagggcaagggcaagggcaacgCTGAAAAGTGGAGACGCGGGAGGCTAGGCCGGCGTGGCGCCAAAACTAACCCTACCGCCGTCCCCTTTCGTCTCTCCTGCCGGCGCGACGCAGGGGCGAAGAACTCGGAGTCGGAGAGGCAGTACCCCCGGCGACCTTCCTGGCCCTCCTCAGGTACGCATTCCACCGCCGACTTGTTCCTTGCCCCAATCCCTAATCCCTGCGCACTCCGGTGCCCGGCGCCACCAACGCTGCCGCGTGATCTGCGCGTGGAACCAGCGAACTGAAATTGGCGAGTTCTTTATGCTTGGGTGACCCTTCTCTGTTTTTGTTGTTATTGTTGTACAGATCAATGCAGTCTTATGTAATTAGTTCCTTTTTGGATTAATCTGAACGATGCAGTAGAACCAGAACCCAAACCGTGCACCAGTAACAAAGCTGAAGGGGCCAACGACCACCACTGATGGCGTTGTGGTGTGAGAACATGGCGTTGCCGCCCCGTGTCCTTGTCGCTCCCCGTGAGTTCCCCAATCCCCTCAACATTTCTAGCATTGTTTCCACTGCTGTATGGTGTATTCTGTTTTAAGCACTGTTAGTTTGTGTGGCCTGGTTGGAAGGACAACAGGATGTAATAAGTCCGCTAGCGGGTGATCGCCTCTAGCATCCGATTTGTGGTGCGAGACCCATATTTATAATCAGACTCCATTGTGTTTCTTTGCAGGCCCTTCTGGTGCCAATGGTCAAGGGAATATTCTATTACTTCGCCATCCAAAACTAGGTGGCCAAGCTTACTTACCTCAGTATAAGTTTCTGATCGTCGAGGACATAGAAAAATACATGATGATGCTTGTGGCTTGTGATTGTTTATTGCCAATTTAGAGTAGTTCTGTTGTAGAAGCATCCTTTAAAGATAGACCAACAGCTTGCATTGACTCTTCCTTATCGTCAAACAGAAGAAGAAACACAGTATCTGTTCACTGACGGCCAACTTCATGAATTCAATTGGTTTAAGGAGCGTTATGGTTCTTGGTTCCTGGGAGATTATGTCTGTGAAGGTATGGTAGAAGCATAAACCAGCCATGCAGTTTTGCCATTGCTCTGCAAAACTTGATTTACTTTCCTTAGGGGTGAAGCCCATATCTTATTGTTGTTTCGTATAGGCAGCTTATATGGTTTGTTACCTTGCCTCAGCAAACCTGCCAGTTAAAATTTATAACCCAAGAAAATCAGATATCGCCTTAGTTTTAAGGAACATGATAATATAAAGGAATGATGATGTTCTTCTCATTCTCTATTTTGcatatcatgtactccctccgtcccaaaattcttgtcttagatttgtctaaatacggatgtatcaagtcacgttttagtattagatacatctgtatctagacgaatctaagacaagaattttgagacggagggagtacaacacatcAACATAAATCTACTTTGCTTCTGCAGTGAATTTCAATGCCTAGTTTTGCTATTGAATCCTGCTTTCCTTCCTACAGATGGTAGCATTTACTATTGCACACTTGTTGACCCCATCTTTGTTCTTCTACCACTTTTCGAAGCTGCACGTATGTCGGTATGTGTGGTCAAAGATAAATTTTACAGTACATGATTCTTATTTCATCATCTTTTTTTTCAATTTAAAAGCAATTCCTTTCCCTGTGTTGCAGAACGGTAAGGATCTGGGAAAATTCAGACAGTTGGATGAAATTTTATACATCGAAGGTTATCCTGGATATCAGCACCTCATGAGTATAGCAGGAAAGCATATGGAACTGGTTTGTGAAGTTAAAGGCAGGTCTTTGGAATATGCATTTAATGTACAATTACAACTATATCAAGTTGCCGTGACATTGTTAATTACTAGTACTCCCTTGCAAGTTGCAACCTGACAGTTGTTCCCTTTGACCACTTGCTACTGCTTGTCTTCGAAACTACACCATTACTACGTTAGACAGTTCATACATGTGAtcttgttttctttttcttggatggtgGTTTCTTACCGGTTGTGCTGCCAGTGCCAGACACTATCTTTTACCATCTTTTGTTGTTTTTGGCACAATTTATTTCTCTACTTACATACTATAAGAACATATCCGATAGTTCTTACAGAATCATTTGATGTTATCTTTGCTGCAGAAGTTGCTAATATGAAGTTCTTCAGGCTAGATGATTCCAAGGTCTTAACTTGGATGTGCTGTAAGGTAGGTTGTGTCAGTTCTTACTCTACCAACTTTCATTATGCTCCCCTATTGATCTTTATCCTTGGTGGAGAAGGCTAGTTCTGCATTGCATTTTATGAAAGCAATGACATGAACTGCAGTTAGGGTGGGAGGTACACCATACCACATTAAGAAAACATGCACACTTATCTGATTATTGAAGTCACTTAAATGTTTATTGTTGTTTGCCCTGAACAAGGGTGTTAACAATGAAGTCCCAAGTTCAGACTACTAAGGGTCTAAGGCATAATTCGCCCACACCATTTTGTAGTGTGCTTTGATTAGATAGGGTTGTATAAAAAGGCAGGTTCAGAAAACATTGACCATATTGGACACTTCGTAGGGTATGCATGATTTGTGCTTTATTTGTCATATCCAGAACCATAAGTAACTTACATACCTCCTGCCCTAACTGCATCCAGTGGCTGGCCCTCGAAAGGATCGAGTTAATAACCAGCACGGGCCGTGGCATCTCCGAAGAGCGCAATCTCCATATCCCCTATAACATAAGGATGATGGGAGATAACACTCCCTTCATCTTGCCAAGGCCTACACTCTTGGCCGCGCTCTCGATCCAGATGTTGGAGCTATCGTCGGCTTGCAGTGCGATCAACTGAAGGGAGAACTTTGCGAGCACCTTGCCACACTTATGAGCGAAGCAGCCCTTGAGTAGGCGTGGGATTGTCTCATTCACTTGATTGCAGTGCAGAGAGGGCATCCGCTGGGGTACTGCAATCCTCTGTGATGAAGATGTCAGAGAGCAATTGCTGAGAAGGTGACGAGTGTTCACTGTAGTGACCACTAACTAGTGAGCAGCAGTCCTACAGCATGATCATCTGAATGCAGGACAATAAGGCTGCTTAGAGCATGTCTAACAGAGCCCTCAAACTGGTCAAACCCTCAAAATAACTGCCAGTTTGAGGGTTGAGCAGAAAAAAAGGCGCAGATCAGCACCCTCAAATCCCTAAACCCTCAAAAAAAATTCCAGGTCGAACCCTCAACTTTGAGTCCAACCTGCACTAGTGAGGGTTTGGGCCAATTTTCCAGGCCGAACCCTCACTCGGTCAACGTCCGCGCGGGAGGGAAATTTCCCCcaccttcctccctcctcctccacccAACCTCGACCCGCCGGCGCCGGCATCGCCAttcggccgccaccgccgccgcccccccccccctgccgCGTCGCCCCACCCCGCCCCGATTTGGCCGCCGGCCCGCCGCCTTGCCGTCCGCCTCCCGCCCCGCCCGAGCGACCCCGCCGTCCGCCTCCACGCCCCGCCCGAGCCCGCGTCGCCGTCCGCCTCCCGCAgccccgccgcgtggccgtccgcCCCCCACCGCCGCAGTTTGCTGTCCAGTTTTGCGGGTTTGAAGGCCGGGGCGCAGATCAGTGCCCTCAAACCAACCCTCAGAACAGAATATTCTGTTCTGAGGGTTGGTTTGAGGGCACTGATCTGCGCCAGCGATTTTCGGCCTTCAAAACGACAATTTCTCAACCCTCAAACTGGTTTTGAAGGTTGAGTTTTTCAGGGTTCTGTTGGACATGCTCTTATTATTATACCGATGAGCGCTCTTATTATTATACCGATGAGCCGTTTGATGTCACAAAAATATTTTAAGATATACCATTGAGAAACCAATGTAATGCATCTTATCATGTTCCTACCTGCGTGGAGGTGGCACTGGCAAAAACAAGATAAAATATAAGAAAAGCTAGCTAGTAGGATTGCTAATTAAACTAGACAGGCAAAGCTAACAAGCAGAAACGTGAACATAAAATAGATATGCACTGCTGTCGCTAGTTCACTTGATCCTTGATCGAGAGCAGAAAGGATAACAGTTTTTCATGGTAACTTACTACTCTGTTTTGATTTATTTCCGTAATTACAACTTTCTGGTTAATTGAATTCCAAATCATACCTTTTCACTTCCTCTGTACTATCAAGAATTAACTATCTACTCTCAATCTCATTTACAGGTACACAGTATAAAAGAGGCTATCTCCAAGTTAGGTAAAAATTATGCTGCTCAAGGAGAAAGAGAACTGTGTATGTCACTGTAACTTCTCGTCATCTTACTGCCCAGTTTATTTTACAAGTGTCTGTTCATCTCATAATCAAACAGTTAAATGTTGATCATAAGTTCCACATTGATACAACCAT
The window above is part of the Triticum aestivum cultivar Chinese Spring chromosome 2A, IWGSC CS RefSeq v2.1, whole genome shotgun sequence genome. Proteins encoded here:
- the LOC123189520 gene encoding uncharacterized protein isoform X3, with the translated sequence MALWCENMALPPRVLVAPRPSGANGQGNILLLRHPKLEEETQYLFTDGQLHEFNWFKERYGSWFLGDYVCEDGSIYYCTLVDPIFVLLPLFEAARMSNEVANMKFFRLDDSKVLTWMCCKVHSIKEAISKLGKNYAAQGERELLKEAVQIIRENLKDEPWLMVLCKKLQLDISEINDMAKTNDTSFCADSSPVPAPARPSEGGVGNSSAKSSKGRPAKKLKPEVGSKNIKDMFRRVTRSGT
- the LOC123189520 gene encoding ribonuclease H2 subunit B isoform X2, with translation MALWCENMALPPRVLVAPQEETQYLFTDGQLHEFNWFKERYGSWFLGDYVCEDGSIYYCTLVDPIFVLLPLFEAARMSNGKDLGKFRQLDEILYIEGYPGYQHLMSIAGKHMELVCEVKEVANMKFFRLDDSKVLTWMCCKVHSIKEAISKLGKNYAAQGERELLKEAVQIIRENLKDEPWLMVLCKKLQLDISEINDMAKTNDTSFCADSSPVPAPARPSEGGVGNSSAKSSKGRPAKKLKPEVGSKNIKDMFRRVTRSGT
- the LOC123189520 gene encoding ribonuclease H2 subunit B isoform X1, with protein sequence MALWCENMALPPRVLVAPRPSGANGQGNILLLRHPKLEEETQYLFTDGQLHEFNWFKERYGSWFLGDYVCEDGSIYYCTLVDPIFVLLPLFEAARMSNGKDLGKFRQLDEILYIEGYPGYQHLMSIAGKHMELVCEVKEVANMKFFRLDDSKVLTWMCCKVHSIKEAISKLGKNYAAQGERELLKEAVQIIRENLKDEPWLMVLCKKLQLDISEINDMAKTNDTSFCADSSPVPAPARPSEGGVGNSSAKSSKGRPAKKLKPEVGSKNIKDMFRRVTRSGT
- the LOC123189519 gene encoding FBD-associated F-box protein At5g60610 codes for the protein MEKSAAGSAGARNVSMDKSFLQSNSCKKRCLCDWISGLPDEILVSILDKLDSKTAVGTSLLSRRWRRLWRLVESFHFSEVVLPDNYCWVRLGPMRYYLNTHRDHHFVESLQWFTRLKRETPLRRLSLVFSGSAECSDVVNSAIASAAQHGISEIDMAIVVRMEYEFPWWLFSVYRSSLLTSLSLSHFKLSVPLDFRGFGSLTKLALVQMYMSLKEVQVLLRCCTNLLSLHLIGMFDIRILRLPKLKELLLLMTPSLGKFKVDTPDLQRLEYCGEMLPTSTFQSIPCLEHASLQFTDDIFPEYDADRLDDISTCFPHIKSLCLWYEIPKLVKPRTPATFLNLKVLTLNIATKPSDDLLWMFMFLIAAPYLATLRTTVRYLSYLESHNGVVWNDVDFQHVSLKNVEMYNFMGRDNEIGLVRLLLCRAPNLRCLSFNQARLEEGGDHQLVPPTWPMAETFSPRDSQFVL